GAAAGGTTACTTGAATCTTCTTTAAATTTTTTGAAAATAAGTTTATTATTAGTCATTTCAATTATTGGAATATTTTGCAATTCTTCACTATTGTTAAATTGAAAATGAAATGATGAAGTATTTGTTTTATTTAAAAAACTTTGACGTTCTGATTCTGCTGAATAAGTTAAACTCTTATTGTTAAGCAAACTTAGCTGAGCATTAATATCAGAAATACTCTTGTCATTAGTTTTTACTGCTCTAGAGTACAAAATATTTGCGTTTTTTAAATTAATTAATTCTTGATTGTCTGATAAAGACGTTCATGTTGTTTTGCTTGTTCCATAAGTTTCTTGAAAAACTTGCAGAGCACTCATTGTGTTTTGATAAATTGCTTTAAAAATTGGATCTTGACCTGCTGAAATTATTTTTGTTTCAACTATTTCGTTTTCATTATTTAAATAACTATCATTAAGATTATTAGCTGATATTCCTACGTAATATGAAATCGGATTAATTGGATGATAATAATTAAATTCATCAAAATATAAACAAAAGTTGTTTAAAGTTATTTCTCCGTAGTTAACTATGGAATCAGAATTAATACCAAGTTCTTTATTAAATTTAGTTTGAAAATCACTTACTCATGTTTTGTATTCTTTATTTAAGTGAGCATAAATATCTTGATTCCCTTTTACAAATTTATTTTCTAAAACAATTTGGTCATCTGTTATTAGTTCACTGAAAACTGTTTTAAATAAGTTTATATTATTTGTATTTGTTGTCGAAACTGTATCATCAAGTATTAATTGCTTAGAACCATATTTATTTTCACGTGGATTAAAATTATTAATTCTGTTAATAGATTTAAAATTTTTGAATCTATTTTCGTCTTTAAAAGTAAAATTATAGCTTTGAGTTGGATTAGATGAATTAGTATTATGTTTAGAAATATAATTTAATAAACTTTTTTCAAATTTATCAAATTTAAAAAGATTTTCAAAATCACTATTCGATAAATTAAACAATCTTGCATAATCATTTATTCTAAGGTCATACGCATCAAATCACGTTCACTCAAATTTGTCTTTAATAAGATTTTCTCTTAGCTCACTAGTTGAAAATTTTAAATTTTCAATTATGTCATCTTGATTACAAATTGTAATGACTATATCTTCTTGATATTTATTTTTAATTACATTGCTATTGATGTCAGTATATTGGTAAGTAAAAACTAAATCTAAATTAACATTTGCTATATAATTTTTATTTTCGTTATCAAAACTTAGATACCCAAAATCTATATTGCTAAAATCATAAGATAATCCTTCAAATCATTTTTGATTTTCATTTTTAAATTCTAGAATACTTGAGTAAAAATTTAATTCAGGTTTCATTGAATTTAAAATTGTTTCTTCTATTTTGCTGTTTTTTGTGATTTTGTTTAAATCATTAGTCAGAGCATCTTTTTCTCTTTGAGATAAAAGATCATAATTTGAGGTTACATTTTGATTTTGTTTACGCAAATTTATTTCTTGTAAATTAGACTGAGTAAAAAAGTCAAAATTTTCATGTTGTTGCATTGCTTGATCAATATAAATTAGTTCATTTTGCTTTTCAGCTAACGCATTATGAAATTTTGTTTCAACTTCTTTCTCGAAAGATTCACCAAGAACATAGTAGTTATATATTGGTTTATATTCTTGTTTATCATCTTTTGGCTTTTGCCCACAAGCAGTAGTTACTAAACCAAAACCTATAACAAATGTAGAAGCAATTGGTAATATTTTTTTTAACATTTTATTGGGGGGATTTATTTGTTAAATTTTTGCATCATCAATACTTCGTTTAATTTGTTTTTTTCTTCTTGGATTTCACGTCTAATTCTTTCAAGTTCTAAAACATTTTCGCGTTGTTTCATTTCACTATCAAATTTAGCTAATTTTTGATTTAATTCTTTTTCAAAAATCATTTCTTTTCTTAATTGTTCAAAATATTCTTTTTCTTTATTTAAGTCAGATTTAATTTTTTCTAACTCTTGATCTTTTAATAAAGTCAGATTTTGTTGATGTCACATTGATTGTTGCATATTATAATCAATGTTATTATGTCAACCATGTTGAGCACCTACATATTTTTTAGTATTTTGTTGTTCATTCATCTCGTATTTTAGTTTCTCTAATTCCTCTTTTAATTTTGAGATTTCAAGATTGTATTCTTTAATATTTGATGAACCTTCATTAATCAAGTTAACTTTTGTATCTATATTGCTTTGAAGTGTGTTGATTTCCCTATATTGAGACTCTAGTTGTTTTTGTCTTGATTTAGTTGAAATATCTTCAGCTTCAATTTTGGCTAATACTGCACTTTGTGTTTCTTTTAATCTTCTCAATTCTTCTTCAAGTTCGGTTTTTGATTGATTAATTTCACTTGATTCAATTTGAATTTGTGACATGAATTCTTTTAATTCAGAAATACTATTTTTAATTGATTCTTTTTCTGCAGAAGCTGTCTTATTAAATTCATCGTGATATTCTTTGAATTCTTTAATTTTTTCTAAGTATTCAGCTTTTGATTCTTGAATAATTTGTGTTTCAGCACTAATGCTTTCAACATATGATTTTAAATCTATAAGTTTATTTGTAAACTCAGCTTTGATTGAATCAATTTCTTCATATTCTGCAATTGTTGCTACAGCAATATCTTCTTGTAATTTTTTTAATTCATCAAGTTTTTCATTTAACTCAAGTTTTTTCATTTCAACTTCTTCATGTTCTAAATCAACTTGTGTTAAGAATTCGTCTCTGTTTTGTTTTAAAGCATTTAAGTCTTTATCCAATGCATCTCTTGAGTTATTAATTTCATCATTTTCAATTTGAATTTGAGTTAAATAACTCTTGAAATCTTTAATTTCGTCTTGAATAATTTCTCTTTGAGCAGCAACCAAGTCTTTAAATTGATTTTCAAATTCTTTAAACTCATTCATTTTTGATTCAATTTCAGAAGTTAATGAATTTTCAGATTCAATCTTAACTTTTTCAATATAAGATTTTAAATCTTCAAGCTTATTTGAGAACTCATCTTTCACTAAATCAATTTGTTGGTATTCATTTGCTGAAGTTAAACTAATTTCTTCTTGCAATGCTTTCAATTCATCAATTTTAATTTGTAAATCTGTTTTCTTAAATTCTAAATCTTGAGTTTCAGCTTCTGTTTGTTCTAAAAGCACTTTTAAACTAGTTGCTTGATCTTCAAATGTTGTTTTTACTTGATGAATAATTTCTGATTCTAGTTTAATTTTTGCAAAGTAATCTTTTAAATCATCAATGTTTAAATCAATTTCAGTTTTTTGTTCAGTTACAATTTTGTTTATTTCTGATTTTAAATTTTTAAGTTCTTGCACTTTGTCAAAAAAATCATTTTTAATTGTATTTATTTCTGAAGCTGTTAAAACATTTTCGCCAACATAGCTTGGATCATTTAAGACTAATGTTTCATGAGTTTTAGCTGATGTCTCAGATAAATCATCGCCTATTAATACAAGGTCATTTGATAAACCAACTTTTATTTCATCTTCGCCTAAATTTAAAATGTTTTTATATTTATCTTCTATTTTATTTAAGAATTCCAATGCTTTACCTAAATCAACAGATTTATTTGAGCTATCAATTACGAATTCCTTTAATGGTTCGTATTTTGGTTTATGTGGTTTTTCTTTATCTTCTAAAGCTTTTGAAATAGCATCCATATTTATAGCTTGTGCTACAACATCTTTTGGTTGCAAATGATTTTTTTCTAAAATAGCTAAAGCGTCGTTAAAAGTTTGATGCTCGTTTAAACCGATAACTAATGAGTTTGTACTTAAATCAAATTTAAATGTCAAAATATTATGTTGATTTAAGAGTTTTTCAACTTCTGCTAACACAACATCTTTTTCAAATGAAACATTTATTTTTTTGTATAAGTTTAATTCAGATTTTGATCCAGAAAATAATAATTTACCTTTTTCTAAAATTACAAAATTTTCAATTATGTTATAAACTTCATCGATATTATGAACTGTTAGTATAATTGTGCTGTTAAATTCTTCTTTGAATTCTTTTAGTATTTTGTAAGATTGCCCTCTTCATTTAGAATCTAAGTTTGCACCTGGCTCATCTAAAATAAGAATTTCTGGTTCTTTAATAAAACATAAAATTAAATTCATACGGTTTTTCATTCCTCATGAAAATGCATTTAAAGGTTTATCTTTAGATGTTCATAAGTCGAATTTTTTTAATCAGTATTCAATTCTTGATCTAACTAATGATTTGTCTAAACCCATAACATTACACATATTGTATAAAAAGTCATAAGCTGTAATTGAATATAATGAAAAATCCATTTGAGAATAAAACCCAACATTAGAGTTATTTTCAATTGAACTACTTTTTTTACGTTCTTTACCATTAATATAGATATTTCCATCATAATTTAGAGTAGCTCCAAGTAATGAATTTAAAAATACACTTTTACCTGATCCACTACTTCCAAGTAATGCTGTAACTTTTCCTTTTTCTATATTAAAAGAAAATGGACCTATATTTATATCTTTAAATTTTTTATGAAAATGGTCTACCATCACAGCATTATTGTTAGAGTTTTCTAAAATAATGCGTTTTGATTTTAAAATATTTTTTTCCATTTTGTTTCTCCTATATCATTTAAATAATTTGTTTGATTTGATTTTTAAACTTCATTTTTCAAACCATGAGTTAATTGTCACAAAAAAAAAAAAAAAACAAGTCTTTCACGAATTTTGTTAAAAAAACACTTAAATTGTTAATCAGCCAATAAGTTTAAAAAGCAAAAAAAGAAAGCAAAAAATGCCTTCTTTTAAGATTATTTATTATATTTTTACTAAATATTTTATCATTTTCAACTAGCTAATTTTTCTGTGTCGCAAATTGCAACGTATGGTAAATTTCTTAACTTTTCTTGATAATCTAAACCATAACCAATTACGAAATGTTTTTCTATTGAATAACATACTCAATCAGGTTGTATATCTACTTTTCTTTCAGTTGGTTTATCTAACATTGTTAATATTTTGACTGAGTTAGCGCCTTTGTTAAGCAAGTACTTTCTAACATAATCTAAAGTAATACCAGATTCAATAATATCTTCAACTATTAAAATATCACGATCTTTAACTGATGAATTAACGTCTAAATTAATTTTAGGTTCTCCATTACTTTTTGTTCCACCAAGATATGAACTTATAACCATAAAGTCCATTTCTAAGTCTGCTTCATAGTTCATACAAAATGTTTGATAAAAAGGAACACATCCTTTTAACAAGCCTATAACTAGTAAAGTGTTTTCACTATCTGAAGTTTTTTCATAATAGGCTTTAACTTCTTTTGCTACTTCCTTTGTTCTTTGTTCTATTTGTTTATCTGTAAATAAAATTTCTTTAGCTAATGGATGTTGTTTCATGGCTCTCCTAATAATGTTTATAAAAAAATAATACCCATATTTGATTTGTTAATCAATAGGTATTAATAAATTTATTTATTAATTTGTTCTAAATATGTTTCTAAAATCAATTGTGCAGCTAAAGTATCTTTGTTTTCTTTTTGTTTTTGACGTGATAAACCTGCTTCAATCATTATTGATTTTGCCATCTTAGTGGTTCTTCTTTCATCTATTCTAACGATTTGATCCTTTTTTATATCTGGGTTATAAACTAAGAATCCTTCAATGAAATAATCAACCATTTCTGCTCTTTCACCTATTGAACCGTTCATATTTTTTGGATAACCAAAAACAAAAGTATCATAGTTTTTATCTTTAATGAATTCTGTTAATAAATTGACACCCTCTTCAAAATTTCATTCTTCAAATTTCAAAGTAATTTCTTTTTTAGCTACGTTACCAGTGGAAGATGCCAATCCAACAGTTTTACTTCCAATATCAAGCCCTAAAATATTACTCATAGTCTCCTCCAAGTTTTTTATTTAGCATTTTTAAAAATACATTTTCAAATATTAAAAATCAAGTGATTGCCATAATACAAGCAAATGATATATCTGATAAAAAGTGCTTTGCTAAAACCATTCTTGAGCTACCTACTAAACCAGCAAACATAAACGCAACCAATATAACACCATAATAATATAAGCTATCTTTTTTAAATAATAATGCTAATCCTAAAATAGTAATTGAACTTGTTACGTGTCCAGAAGGAAATGATTTATTTTTACCAAATCCATAAACATAAGTAATATTTCATCATTCGCGGTACGGAACTTCTCCATTAATAACTGATTTAATGGGTCTTGGTCTTGAGAAAATGTTTTTTAAAAGTTCTGTTGTCAAAAAAATTGCAATTACATAAATAATAACTAGCCCCACTTTTCATAAAAAGTTTGTTTGTTCTGTGAAATTTGGATTTAATTTATAAAATATACTTGTTGCTATAAAAAATATTCAGAATATAAAAGTATTAAATATGTCTACACTAACTTCATTTGTATGCTTGTCTTTATTAGACATTAAAGGAGCAAATAAATAAAATGCAATTCCAGCATAGATCAAAGTTAAGTAAATTATTTTAAATATGAAAAGTTGCACTGATCAGTCTTTTCTTTTATCTGTTAAGTATATAAATATTCCCATAACACAAAAATTAACAGGAATAAGAAATGTTAATTGCCCAAATTTATCAAATGCGTAACCAAATCATGACTTTTCTCGATAAATTTTTTCTGCTATTTGAGCATCCAAAAAAGTTCCTACCATAAAGATGGTAAACAATGTTATTCCTATTAATAAAAAAGCATATAAGTACGGTTTTTTAAGTATTTGTTTGTCTTTTAGTAGTTTCATACATTTAATTATACTTAATTTATTCCTTTTTTAACTTAACAAATGTTAAAATATAAATCCAAAGAGGTATTTATATGAATTATGATAATTTATTAGAAATTGTTAAAAAAGAAGTTTATGAAAGGGAATTTAAAACTGAAAAAGTAACAGCTGGTGCTGTTGCTTCAATATTAGTAACAAAAGATAATAATATTTACACAGGAGTTTGTGTTGTCATGGATTGTGCGTTAGGAACATGTGCTGAAAGATCTGCCGCATTTCAAATGATTAAAAATAATGAAACCGAAATTAGAACAATTTTAACTATAGGCAGAAATGGTTATATCTATCCACCATGTGGGGCATGTTTAGAATTGGTTAAGTTAATAAATCCTAATAACAAAAATACACAATTTTATATTTCAAAAGATCAAACATTGAATTTAAATGAATTAATGATTAAAAACTGACAAGATAAAGAAAAAATGGAAAAATATTAATTCCATTTTTTTTAATATAAAAAAACTAAGCTTTAAGCTTAGTTTGAATAATTATTTAAAATTATTTATTAATTTTTAAGTTATAGAATGTTGCATATCCATCGTAGATAGCATCTTCACCTAATTGGTCTTCGATTTGTAATAATCTGTTGTATTTTGCAATTCTATCTGAACGTGACATTGATCCTGTTTTGATTTGACCTGCGTTAAATGCTACAGCTAAGTCAGCGATTGTTGCGTCTTCTGTTTCTCCTGAACGGTGTGAAACAACTGCAGTTCAACCAGCTTTTTGAGTCATAGTAATAGCTTCAACAGTTTCTGATAAAGTTCCAATTTGGTTTAATTTAATTAAAGTTGAGTTAGCAGCATCTTTGCTGATTCCTTCTTTAATAAATCTTGGGTTTGTTGTAAATAAGTCATCTCCAACGATTTGAACTCTGTCTCCAATTTTTTCAGTTAATTGAACGAATCCATCTCAGTCTTTTTCACTTAATCCATCTTCGATTGAAATAATTGGGTAGTTGTTTACTAATTTTTCTAAGTAAGCAATCATTTCTTCTGTAGTGAATGCTCATTCTTGACCAGTAACTTTTTCAATTTTTTTGAAGTGGTATTTTTTGTCTTCAAAGTATAATTCTGATGAAGCACAGTCCATTGCGATCATGATTCCATCTTTACCAACTTTGTAACCAGCTTTTGTAATAGCTTCAACTAATAAGTCTAATGCAATTTCAGCAGGTGTTTTAGCTTTAAATGAAGCTAAGTCTTGTTTAGCATATGCTCATGAGAAGTGAGGTGCAAATCCACCTTCGTCTCCAACAGCAGTAATATCACCTTTATCATGTAATAATGATTTTAATGCTTGGAAAGTTTCTGATGATCATCTTAATGCTTCTTTGAAAGTTGGTGCTCCAACTGGCATAATCATGAATTCTTGGAAATCGATTGCTGAATCAGCGTGTTCTCCACCATTAATAACGTTTAACATTGGAACAGGTAAACGTTTTGCTTGAACTCCACCAATGTATCTGTATAAAGGAACTTCTAATTCACTTGCTGCTGCGTGAGCTGCAGCTAATGAAACAGCTAACATACCGTTTGCTCCTAATTTTTTCTTAAATTCAGTTCCATCTAATTTAATCATTACTCTGTCTAAACCTAATTGGTCTTGAACATCGTGTCCAATTAAAGCTGGTGCAATTTTATCATTTACGTTTGCAACTGCTTTTAAAACACCTTTTCCGTTGTAACGTGCTTTATCTCCATCTCTTAGTTCTAAAGCTTCGTTTTCTCCAGTTGATGCTCCTGATGGTGCTTTAGCAATTCCATATCCACCAAATTCAGTTCATAATTCAACTTCAACAGTTGGAGTACCACGTGAGTCTAATACTTCACGTGCAATAATTTTCTCAATTCTTGACATATAATTTCCTCTCTTTATTTAAATTATGTATTTAACTCCTATATTATATTCTCTTTTTAAAAAAAATTAAATAGAAATTATTGCTTAAAATGTGATATCATTTAAAAGTTATATAAAAGGAGAATAAAATGTCAAATCAAAAAATTATTAACATTGCGGTTATTGCTCACGTTGATGCAGGTAAATCAACATTAGTTGATGCACTTTTAAAACAAGGTGGAGCTTTTAGAGATAACCAAGAAGTTGTAGAACAAATCATGGATTCAAA
This is a stretch of genomic DNA from Mesoplasma coleopterae. It encodes these proteins:
- a CDS encoding ATP-binding cassette domain-containing protein, giving the protein MEKNILKSKRIILENSNNNAVMVDHFHKKFKDINIGPFSFNIEKGKVTALLGSSGSGKSVFLNSLLGATLNYDGNIYINGKERKKSSSIENNSNVGFYSQMDFSLYSITAYDFLYNMCNVMGLDKSLVRSRIEYWLKKFDLWTSKDKPLNAFSWGMKNRMNLILCFIKEPEILILDEPGANLDSKWRGQSYKILKEFKEEFNSTIILTVHNIDEVYNIIENFVILEKGKLLFSGSKSELNLYKKINVSFEKDVVLAEVEKLLNQHNILTFKFDLSTNSLVIGLNEHQTFNDALAILEKNHLQPKDVVAQAINMDAISKALEDKEKPHKPKYEPLKEFVIDSSNKSVDLGKALEFLNKIEDKYKNILNLGEDEIKVGLSNDLVLIGDDLSETSAKTHETLVLNDPSYVGENVLTASEINTIKNDFFDKVQELKNLKSEINKIVTEQKTEIDLNIDDLKDYFAKIKLESEIIHQVKTTFEDQATSLKVLLEQTEAETQDLEFKKTDLQIKIDELKALQEEISLTSANEYQQIDLVKDEFSNKLEDLKSYIEKVKIESENSLTSEIESKMNEFKEFENQFKDLVAAQREIIQDEIKDFKSYLTQIQIENDEINNSRDALDKDLNALKQNRDEFLTQVDLEHEEVEMKKLELNEKLDELKKLQEDIAVATIAEYEEIDSIKAEFTNKLIDLKSYVESISAETQIIQESKAEYLEKIKEFKEYHDEFNKTASAEKESIKNSISELKEFMSQIQIESSEINQSKTELEEELRRLKETQSAVLAKIEAEDISTKSRQKQLESQYREINTLQSNIDTKVNLINEGSSNIKEYNLEISKLKEELEKLKYEMNEQQNTKKYVGAQHGWHNNIDYNMQQSMWHQQNLTLLKDQELEKIKSDLNKEKEYFEQLRKEMIFEKELNQKLAKFDSEMKQRENVLELERIRREIQEEKNKLNEVLMMQKFNK
- the hpt gene encoding hypoxanthine phosphoribosyltransferase; protein product: MKQHPLAKEILFTDKQIEQRTKEVAKEVKAYYEKTSDSENTLLVIGLLKGCVPFYQTFCMNYEADLEMDFMVISSYLGGTKSNGEPKINLDVNSSVKDRDILIVEDIIESGITLDYVRKYLLNKGANSVKILTMLDKPTERKVDIQPDWVCYSIEKHFVIGYGLDYQEKLRNLPYVAICDTEKLASWKW
- the ruvX gene encoding Holliday junction resolvase RuvX, with protein sequence MSNILGLDIGSKTVGLASSTGNVAKKEITLKFEEWNFEEGVNLLTEFIKDKNYDTFVFGYPKNMNGSIGERAEMVDYFIEGFLVYNPDIKKDQIVRIDERRTTKMAKSIMIEAGLSRQKQKENKDTLAAQLILETYLEQINK
- a CDS encoding phosphatase PAP2 family protein, yielding MKLLKDKQILKKPYLYAFLLIGITLFTIFMVGTFLDAQIAEKIYREKSWFGYAFDKFGQLTFLIPVNFCVMGIFIYLTDKRKDWSVQLFIFKIIYLTLIYAGIAFYLFAPLMSNKDKHTNEVSVDIFNTFIFWIFFIATSIFYKLNPNFTEQTNFLWKVGLVIIYVIAIFLTTELLKNIFSRPRPIKSVINGEVPYREWWNITYVYGFGKNKSFPSGHVTSSITILGLALLFKKDSLYYYGVILVAFMFAGLVGSSRMVLAKHFLSDISFACIMAITWFLIFENVFLKMLNKKLGGDYE
- a CDS encoding cytidine deaminase family protein, encoding MNYDNLLEIVKKEVYEREFKTEKVTAGAVASILVTKDNNIYTGVCVVMDCALGTCAERSAAFQMIKNNETEIRTILTIGRNGYIYPPCGACLELVKLINPNNKNTQFYISKDQTLNLNELMIKNWQDKEKMEKY
- the eno gene encoding phosphopyruvate hydratase, with amino-acid sequence MSRIEKIIAREVLDSRGTPTVEVELWTEFGGYGIAKAPSGASTGENEALELRDGDKARYNGKGVLKAVANVNDKIAPALIGHDVQDQLGLDRVMIKLDGTEFKKKLGANGMLAVSLAAAHAAASELEVPLYRYIGGVQAKRLPVPMLNVINGGEHADSAIDFQEFMIMPVGAPTFKEALRWSSETFQALKSLLHDKGDITAVGDEGGFAPHFSWAYAKQDLASFKAKTPAEIALDLLVEAITKAGYKVGKDGIMIAMDCASSELYFEDKKYHFKKIEKVTGQEWAFTTEEMIAYLEKLVNNYPIISIEDGLSEKDWDGFVQLTEKIGDRVQIVGDDLFTTNPRFIKEGISKDAANSTLIKLNQIGTLSETVEAITMTQKAGWTAVVSHRSGETEDATIADLAVAFNAGQIKTGSMSRSDRIAKYNRLLQIEDQLGEDAIYDGYATFYNLKINK